From the genome of Watersipora subatra chromosome 9, tzWatSuba1.1, whole genome shotgun sequence:
AACGAAACTTTCGACAGTTGGTGCAGAGTCAAGTGGAAGGAACATAAGCCGTGGCTAGAATGTATTGGTCAATAAAAAACGACCAGGAACTACCGGAGGAAGAGTTAACCCTGGAGAGTAATGAGCTTCGAATCCTACATAGAAGACGGGAAGCCATGAGGTTGTCAACTAACGGTGTCCTAGAAGTCAGGCTAGCGGCAAATGGCCACTCCAGATGGTGTACCCTATGCCCCCGGGCAGACCGGAACCGGGTGACTTGGGAGACGCACAGACTGGCCCATGCAGGGGTACACAAGACTGTAAAGAGGCTACTGTTAAATTGGTACTGGCCAAGACTGAATGCCGATGTAAGAAGACTCGTCAAGACGCGTGAGATCTGTCAGGTGGCAAAGACCAGCGGGAACCACGCAGCAAAGAGCAAACACCGACTATACGCTTGGCGACCCTGGCAAAAATTGGCGTTTGACCTGGTGGACCCTATGCCAGAGACggaaaagaaaaacaaatggATCCTGGTGGTCAGCGATCATTTCTCCAGGTAGCAAGATGCCTTGGCCATTCCGGACGCGATCGCTCCGGTAGTGGCCGCGGCCCTGGATGAGAAAATCTTCTGCTACTTCGGCCTGCCAGAAAAATTACACTCTGATCAAGGGACCCAGTTTGAGTCTAAGCTCATGGGCGAATTATGTGATCTATGGAACATAGGTAAAACGTGGACTACACCATACCACCCCCAAGGAAATGGCGACGTGGAAAGAAATAACCGGAGCCTAGGAGATTCCTTAAAGGCTCAGCTTTTGCGCCATGGACCTACAGAGTGGGACTTGCTACTACCTCAGATAATGAGGACCTTCCGAGGCACTCCCCACTCCGCCACAGGTGAAACCGCGAACTATATGATGATGGGCAGAGAGCTGAGATTGCCGGACCAGCTCTCGGAACCCGTTGCAGTCGCTAGTCAGGCAGTACAGCCCTACGTACTGGGACTAACCAGCCGGCTGAAAGAAACCTATGAAATCCCCCGGGAACGCCAGATGAAGGTCCGAGTGGAGGATGAGGAGGAGCCCCCCATTGTTTGAGGTGAGAGACTTGGTGCTGCTAGTCAATAAGAAATGTCGACGAGGGGAAAACCCCAAATTACAGCCCAAATATGTTGGACCATATACCGTCACCAGGTGTAACTTTAACAACACCTTCCAAGTAGAGAGGCAGGGccaagtatccattcaaaatgAAGAGAGACTGAAACCATACTATGCGAAGCCGATGGGAGGGCCCCGACCACCAAGGAGCCTTCCAGGAGACCAAACATGAGGGGTGCCACTGGACGGAGGGAAAGGAGGTCGGAAGGGCTGGTAGAGATGCTGCCCACCTTGGAGTTCATTAGGAGGGAGCTCCCTCCGCCACCACAACAAGGGGAGATGGACCTTCCCCCTGATATGGACAGTGACACATTCAGGAGACGACTCCTGGCCAGGGAAGGAAGGCCTACCCTGAGAGGTCACGATCCTACCGAAAGGACAAGGGAGGCAATGAAGCAACCCGGTGTTCCCAGCACGGAACCAGAGAAATCGAGTCTCGAGCCCTGTCCCGAGCCCCCGATGGAGTCCCCCGGGCAAGACCTAATGGAAGGGGAGGCAGATAACACCCCAGTCGGTGAGACCCCACCTCTGGGGCCACGGAGCAAAGGGATCTACTCCAACCCGACACCTCTAGACCAGCTCCGGCTGGAGAAGAGGTACGGGTAAACCCAGAACCAAGGGAAGTAGAAAGCAATATTGGAGGAAGGCGGGACGGGAGACCCCGCCCGACGAACAGTGGGACCACCCATCAGATACAGTCAGGCCGTATGCCACCGGATCCCCTTGATCCCATTGTGACCCTGAGCACAACAGGTCGGAAGTAATGGAAGGACAGGTTGAACTCATAGAACGAAACCAGTCCACCAAAGCTATGGTGGGAAAACTGGAAACATTACTAGAGAGGAAAGACCTGAGGACGAATCAAGAGTTGATGTCCCAATACGCGATCCTGAAAGAATCGATCTCCGAACTGGAAGAGATGTTGGCCGCGAACCAACACGTGGAGGAACAACCGGAATCGATTACACTTGGCCAAAACGTCTCGAAAAAAGGGGTGGAAGCTGAGGTGGAcgtaaaaaatcaaaaagtagAAGAACAGTCCGGCAACGAGTGCTTTCGACAGAGGACTCTGGACGGCGAAAATTTTCAGGAACAAAGGCACGATGAAACCGGAAAGTGGCCAACTTTTAGAATTGGCCCTACTTCCAATCAGTCCATAAGCAGTACGCTGACGAACAACAAGCTCGCTCTacctttaaaaacttatatcgCTAAACTCAACATGAAACTGGCACCAGACGATACAGGAGCCATAGAGGACCGTGAAATGCAAGTACTATTAGCAGAACAGGATGGTATTCTAGAGGAAACGGAGGTACCCGCAGGGCAGAACGGGAAGAGGAACGCTGCCAACGATATAGCCGAATGGCCGATGAGTGCCGTAAGGAGGCCCAACGATTAAGAGCCCACGCTTGACGATACCGATAAACACTCCTTTAATTGTTCATCCCTAGGCCAAACAAATTGGGAGGGGGGCAGAGTTTGGAGGACTTGGACATATACCAATTATTACGCACATTATATCCTTACTAGCACTTGCCCGAACTTCCTGAACTTCCTTTCTATTATGTCATCGTATTCCTGAACTGCCTttctattatataatcatatgtTTATCCTGTGTGCAAATCATATTAGTTCCTGTGCATCCtttgtgttataaatagacTAGTGGGCGGAGCTAGaccgctatataagccagcgcagtGAGTACATGAGTTGTGCTTGATATCACTCAAACTTGTGAACGCATGTTGTTAAAGCtatcattaataaaactattacatactcGCAAGAACTGATtatattgacgcctgcctggtttgCTCAACGATTACACAAGCAGGCTCATTGTAACCATCAGACGGAACTGCACGCGTGGATCAATAAGGCTAGGGATCGATCCGGGGCTTTGTCTAGACatgatcgggtgtgccatggcataAGAAATCAAGTCCTAAGGCAAGCCgctagtggatccagactagcctgagatagagatccagagggcAGGCcggggtttggtttcggagcaagcctgactatCAGGTTCTTGTCTTGGATTGACGACCGCTTTTGGcgggtcaatcaggcctcggataAGGCaggccagtagcccaggttgcgtctcccttgttaggaagtaaagctgactcagctaccgtaGTCAGATCCTTTGCAATACTATTCTGAAGTCTCTTGACTCAAGCTTGTTTACCCTTCAAATAATCGTTTTATTTTCCAACATGGCTCTTGTGTAAAACTCAATTGGTTCAACACATGCCGCATGGCAGCAGTGTCAGCATGTTATCACTGACCACTACAGACTGCCCTTGCTGATACCAACTCTATGTCCTATAGAGAAGATCCTAATTGCATTAATCAATATACTGCTAGAAGAATCAATTTTAATCATTTACAACCTTGAAATGGCTTTAACTTGAATTTGTAACGCTTGCTCAAAACCTACAACTTTTTAAACCAGCTCAAATTCTTACATCATCAAATTATATGCATAATAAAGGGCATTAGAGCACATTATTTATAGGTCATGAACTCTGCACAAACTAGTGATGTCACAGATCTTGTTGCAATAGACAGAAGCGACAACAAAAGCTGCCTTTCCGAAGATTTCTAGTTGTTATCCTCTGTACCCAGATTGCTTACAAGCCAGTCGCCACTGCTTTGTTCAGATGTAAGTTTTGTACAACCTCACAAGTTCAATGCTAATACTAATGCTGTTTACTTACGAATTTGCTATTTAATTTGTCTTTTAGACTGAATTAGATTATTTAGGCCAAAGACTCTTCGACTCGTTAATAACTACAGTGACAAGAGATGATAACTCATGAAGCtcaactatttttattttagatttcgAATTGTAATCATTCGAAGATCACGACTTTGACGCCGAAGTACCATTCAAGATGACGTCATCATTCTGTCAATATCGATgtcagaataattattgcaaaatatgcaaCCATAAGTATGGATGCCACCAGGATGGCACGAAAAGTAAGTGTGGATGTCAAATTTGCTGCTAATTGTAACTAGTAATCATCTGAGTTGTTACTTTGTGTTCAAGCAGATCCTTGAAAAGGTTAATGGTAGACttaaaaagtaaattaacaAAGATGGCTTCTCTACAGATAGAATTAAGAGTCGCTGATTATAATGTGGTCCTGCTAACGTGTGCAGAACTTACAACATTGTCAGCAGTTCATCCATAGACATCTGAATTGTGTGACATTATAACTTTAATAGGCTGTTTAGTTTCAAGTGAGCTCAAATATTGCTTTTCATGCACTGAAATAAAACCATCATTTTCGGGTTTGTAATTCATGGTAGTCGTCAACgccaaaaaatataatatgattAAATCTGTTTGTAAACAATCAACTCCGTTTTCCCTTGACAGGAAGTCTTCATGAGCTGAGAGAAGGTTTCTTCGCAAGTTCATCGAACAATTCTTATTTCTCTACACTTTCCGATGCCAGTACTTCAATCGCCACTACAACCAACTCCGCCGACGCTGCAAGGCCCAGTCCCATGCAATGTTTTCGCGACTACGGAAATAAAAATAGCTTCAGGGCATACGCATTAGCACTACCCGACCATCCGACTATTGACTCTACAACAAATACTCGGACTAACTTGATGAATACTTGGACGGAATCAACACAAACCTACTCGACTACATCTAGTTATACGCAGACATCGACACATACAACAGACAAAATGACTCTGACGATACAAATGACACCGTCTTTTCGGGACTGGGCCTTGCAGCTCCTTCATACCtgtttcatttcatttttatcatttctcATTTACTAAATATAACTATTGTTTATCCTCTCCTAACAAGTTTGGCCTCTATCTTTCTAATCACCGCGTACTTGCTCTTGGTTGTAAAACTGACAGTTACCTTTCTCAGAGTTCTAGCAAAAAACTATCGAGAAAAAGCAATTTGGGCTAAAAGCTAAAAGTTCcaagaaaattattttagcaagtattattagtttacttCAAAACGTAAAAATCAAAACATATCCTAATATTTGATGTTCATGAAGTTATCTTAAAAGTGTTGTAAGCATAAGAACCATGGCAGAACCTCCTAGCACTTGTCAGTATGAGACCTTGTAGATCAATCTAACTGTAACTACTTCTGAACTTGTGAAATTTTCCCTATTACTAACAACAGCAAGGTGTCGTTGCTAATACCGTTGTTAGAAAGTATGTACCTTTTTTTTTAGAAAGGTACATACTTTCTAAAACGGATGCACCTTCAAAAACATAATTGGCCAAGGTGTGACAACTCAAGCTTAAATGTGTATATTCACCacgaacaaaaaattatttaggaTAATCTATACACTACAGCATAATATTTTCAAACCATGTTAAAAATTCGCGGCTAGACACTCCGGGAATGGTTAAAATCTGTAAATAATTAGAGTTGTTGTCTCTATTCTTGAAAAAAAGGGGAGAATAATTAGGACATAAAATTAAAGAATAATCTCCTGGCGTAGACAGTAAACATAGCTGAGCTCTAAACTTTGTTGTAACCATCATCAGGGGTTAGAATTGCACGCATTGCCATTGCATCGCaactctttacaaaattatccAAGGTTGTGACATTTTGTTCAAAATTCAGCATGTCGTCATAAATCGCTCTTGCAGTTTTTCATTCTAATGCTGAAGTAGATGATGAAAATGACAATAATGATTTTGATTTAGACATGGTATGTATACAATTTGCATTGCAGATACGTCTACCTATAGAATAAAAAAGTCATACATAAGGTTAAACATGTGTTATACGAGTGTGAGCTGGCTGTTATTGCTAGCTGAATttacggattaatttattcgcgtaCGCGTTCCTCCACAAATAAAATAGTCCACGaaaatgcatgaaaagataACTTTCACGAAATATAACTCTGTTAATAATATTGCCCCGAAAGGGTAAATAAATCCCAGTGTTTGTCTTTGTATCTGTCACCTCTGTGTCCCATTATAGTGATGAAaatctaacaataaaaaatctgcttcgcaaaggatttgatctcggtacCTCCAGACTTGAAAAACTAGCGATCTCAACCAATACCATAGGCGCCCTTACAACGAAATAGTTCGTTccagggattttacgttatacgaacgaTATAAAATCCACATGGATATTAGTGTTCCAAGATAATTTCAAAGAAACCGTTTCAAGATATTTCGAAACTTATCTCTTGGGGcataacaaaagaaaaaacttagcctaaaggttgacttgcaacaaaattcacatttcagttatttggtatttggaTTCCCTTTtccaaacggctcaaatgtgattaGTTGTGAGAAATGGTTTCTGTCtacgctttcatgcaaccttattcgtcgaaacatttacccaaatatacttcacgcattcaataaaactgtgtctactgttcttacgcgtctgttttatcgtcatcgtaatgctgtcacttttagccgtgacatcttataacttaccgtaaaagttcgtttaattttttagcctttgcttaaaggagtacatatcattgtctgataatcatgacgagcctgttgtctcttgtgataatcgaaaagtgctgcagaaattatttgcgaagtattaggtcacatgattagattacgacttgccaattagaccaaaccgaaacaaagcggtaaagtagcgatcatctatatttgatacagggtcttcggtaaaacccgaagtgtttgtcataaactaaggCAACGATAAGTTTTTTtaatgagctttttattggccgttcaattcacgtgagaacaacacgtgacaagacgataaccaaatttcgtggctacgccagagaaataaagagattccaatctacgacggcctttcgtttttgagtttttatgagcttgtactcacctttccacatatttggcacctacaacacaacagagtgaggcatggtgaatcttttgataccaaataactgtaatgtgaattttgttgcaagtcaacctttaactttttaattggtgggctgtaccgtaactgcaatattattggtttgcatcgacaacttttcgtTTTGCTCTGATCAACTTCACTCGTTTTATGAACCATGACTGTGGTAATTTCACAataaaataagttgatgggaaACGCACATCTTCGACGGTCATTTACAGCAATTTGCTAAACAACAAAGCCTGTTCTgctaagtaaaactaataacaaatattttatacatctaccTGAAACCAAgacgaaaaatatttttattgttaaaaaagcggtactacctgttcgtcgtctataTGTACGaaagggtcaaggttaggataaattataactttcaacgatactccaactcgtaaCATTCAGGTTGATCGACCGACGCTGTAACGCCTACACCAATAGATCGACTTCAAGCATTTACGAACATTGCGCAGCTACCCTATCCTCTATTTTGTTGACACACATcacgatctatcacgacgaactagaatgtcatacaagttgtatatataataaatataacccTATACATAAGTCGTTTTTCCTCTCAAGTGCAGCGATACAGGGTACCATACAAATCGATATTGAGAGCTCGGCCGACGACACTTCACGTTATATGGAACTTTTTACGTAATAGGAAGAAAAAACtccacataaattctttacgttatctggaatttacgatGTAGAAGGTATGCGTTAAGAAGCTTCTACTGTACACTATGATCGTTCAACTGACCCTAGCGATGAATGATTATGGCTATATTAATTACATTGAGTAAAACATTCACACTTGAAACACGATTTATTAACTAGCACAGGTGATCTTTACCCGTAGCGAATAAATTTCCTTTGTTTTGTGTCTCACGGTCTTATTAGCTCTAAACAGCAACaacactggtgtaaataaagtttacACCTATCTGTATCAAAGTTGTAATGgttaatgttgtatatgtttattaaaaataaatattttgcgcAAGAACGATTTTCAATGTCTGTGCAACGCTGGACATTCATCTAACAGACTACAATATTACTGTAGTCTCCTGACCCAAGCTTATTTACCCTCCATACAATCATGCTATTATTTCACACGGCTTTATTATAGAACGTAATTGGTTCATTACATGCTGCATGGCAGCAGTGCCAACAGGTTATCACTGACCACTACAGAGTACAGACTTTCCCTTGCTGATACCAACTCTATGTCCTATAGAGAATATCCTAATTGCATTAATCAATATATTGCTAGAAGAATCAATTTTAATCATTTACAACCTTCAAATGGCTTTAACTTGAATTTGTAACGCTTGCTCAAAACCTACAACTTTTTAAACCAGCTCAAATTCTTACATCAtcaaattatatacataataaaggGCAATAAGAGTACATTATTTATAGGTCATGAACTCTGCAGAAATTAGTGATGTCACAGATCTTGTTGCAATAGACAGAAGCGACAACAAAAGCTGCCTTTCCGAAGATTTCTAGTTGTTATCCTCTGTACCCAGATTGCTTACAAGCCAGTCGCCAGTGCCTTGTTCAGATGTAAGTTTTGTACAACCTCACAAGTTCAATGCTAATACTAATGCTGTTTACTTACGAATTTGCTATTTAATTTGTCTTTTAAACTGAATTAGATTATTTAGGCCAAAGACTCTTCGACTCGTTAATAACTACAGTGACAAGAGATGATAACTCATGAAGCtcaactatttttattttagatttcgAATTGTAATCATTCGAAGATCACGACTTTGACGCCGAAGTACCATTCAAGATGACGTCATCATTCTGTCAACATAGATgtcagaataattattgcaaaatatgcaaCCATAAGTATGGATGCCACCAGGATGGCACGAAAAGTAAGTGTGGATGTCAAATTTACTGCTAATTGTAACTAGTAATCATCTGAGTTGTTACTTTGTGTTCAAGCAGATCCTTGAAAAGGTTAATGGAAGACttaaaaagtaaattaacaAAGATGGCTTCTCTACAGATAGAATTAAGAGTCGCTGATTATAATGTGGTCCTGCTAACGTGTGCAGAACTTACAACATTGTCAGCAGTTCATCCATAGACATCTGAATTGTGTGACATTATAACTTTAATAGGCTGTTTAGTTTCAAGTGAGCTCAAATATTGCTTTTCATGCACTGAAATAAAACCATCATTTTCGGATTTGTAATTCATGGTAGTCGTCAACgccaaaaaatataatatgattAAATCTGTTTGTAAACAGTCAACTCCGTTTTCCTTTGACAGGAAGTCTTCATGAGCTGAGAGAAGGTTTCTTCGCAAGTTCATCGAACAATTCTTATTTCTCTACACTTTCCGATCCCAGTACTTCAATCGCCACTTCAACCAACTCCACCGACGCTGCAAGGCCCAGTCCCATGCAATGTTTTCGCGACTACGGAAATAAAAATAGCTTCAGGGCATACGCATTAGCACTACCCGACCATCCGACTATTGACTCTACAACAAATACTCGGACTAACTTGATGAATACTTGGACGGAATCGACACAAACTGACCCGACTACATCTAGTTATACGCAGACATCGACACATACGACAGACAAAATGACTCTGACGATACAAATGACACCGACTTTTCGGGACTGGGCCTTGCACCTCCTTCATACCtgtttcatttcatttttatcatttctcATTTACTAAATACAACTACTGTTTATCCTCTTCTAACAAGTTTGGCCTCTATCTTTCTAATCACCGCGTACATGCTCTTGATTAAAAAACTCACAGTTACCTTTCTCAGAGTTCTAGCAAAAAAACTATCGAGAAAAAGCAATTTGGGCTAAAAGCTAAAAGCTCCAAGGAAATTATTTTAGcaagtattattagtttacttCAAAACGTAAAAATCAAAACATATCGGAATATTTGATGTTCATGAAGTTATCTTAAAAGTGTTGTAAGCATAAGAACCATGGCAGAACCTCCTAGCACTTGTCAGTATGAGACCTTGTAGATCAATCTAACTGTAACTACTTCTGAACTTGTGAAATTTTCCCTATTACTAACAACAGCAAGGTGTCGTTGCTAATACCGTTGTTAGAAAGTATGTACCTTTTTTTTTAGAAAGGTACATACTTTCTAAAACGGATGCACCTTCAAAAACATAATTGGCCAAGGTGTGACAACTCAAGCTTAAATGTGTATATTCACCacgaacaaaaaattatttaggaTAATCTATACACTACAGCATAATATTTTCAAACCATGTTAAAAATTTGCGGCTAGACACTCCGGGAATGGTTAAAATCTGTAAATAATTAGAGTTGTTGTCTCTATTCTTGAAAAAAAGGGGAGAATAATTAGGACATAAAATTAAAGAATAATCTCCCGGCGTAGACAGTAGACAGGCGTTAGGATTGCCCGCATTGCCAATGCATCGCAACTCTTTACAAATTTATCCAAGGTTGTGACAATTTGTTCAAAATTCAGCATGTCGTCATAAATCGCTCTTGCAGTTTCTCATTCTAATGCTGAAGTAGATGATGAAAATGACAATAATGATTTTGATTTAGACATGGTATGTATACAATTTGCATTGCAGATACGTCTACCTATAGAATAAAAAGTCATACATAAAGTTAAACATGTGTTATACGAGTGTGAGCTGGCTGTTATTGCTAGCTGAATttacggattaatttattcgcgtaCGCGTTCCTCCGCGAACAAAATAGTCCACGAAAATGCATGAAAAGATTACTTTCACGAAATATAACTCTGTTAATAATATTGCCCCGAAAGGGtaaataaatctcagtgtttgtctttgtATCTGTCACCTTTGTGTACCATTATAGTGATGAAAATCTAACAATAGAAAATCTGCTTCGcaaaggatttgatctcggtacCTCCAGACTTGAAAAACTAGCGATCTCAACCAATACCATAGGCGCCCTTACAACGAAATAGTTCGTTccagggattttacgttatacgaacgaTAAAATCCACGTGGATATTAGTGTTCCAAGATAATTTCAAAGAAACCGTTCCAAGATATTTCGAAACTTATCTCTTGGGGcataacaaaagaaaaaacttagcctataggttgacttgcaacaaaattcacatttcagttatttggtatttggattccctttccaaaagggctcaaatgtgatgtagttgtgagaaatGGTTTCTGTCTACGCGTTCATGCAACCTAATTCGTCGAAACattttcccaaatatacttcacgcattcaataaaactatgtctattgttcttacacgtctgttttatcgtcatcgtaatgctgtcacttttagccgtgacatcttataacttaccgtaaaagtttgtttaattttttagcctttgcttaaaggagtacatatcattgtctgataatcatgacgagcctgttgtcacttgtgataatcgaaaagtgctgcagaaattatttgcgaagtattgggtcacatgattagattacgacttgccaattagaccaaaccgaaacaaaactgtaaagtagcgagcatctatatttgatacggggtcttcggtaaaacccgaagtgtttgtcataaactagggctacgataagttttttattgagctttttattggccgttcaattcacgtgagaacaacacgtgacaagacgataaccaaatttcgtggatacgtcagagaaatatagagattccaatctacgacggcttttcgtttttgagtttttaagagcttgtactcacctttccacatatttggcacctacaacacaacagagtgagacatggtgaatcttttgataccaaataactgtaatgtgaattttgttgcaagtcaacctttaactatttAATtggtgggctgtaccgtaactgcaatattattggtttgcatcgacaacttttcgtTTTTCTCTCATCCACTTCACTCGTTTTATGAACCATGACTGTGGTAATTTCACAataaaataagttgatgggaaACGCACATCTTCGACGGTCATTTACAGCAATTTGCTAAACAGCAAAGCCTGTTCTgctaagtaaaactaataacaaatattttatacgtctacctGAAACCAAgacgaaaaatatttttattgttaaaaaagcggtactacctgttcgtcgtctatctgtacGAAAGGGTCAAGGTTAGCATAAATTATAACTTTCatcgatactccaactcgtaaCATTCAGGTTGATCGACCGACGCTGTAACGCCTGCACCAATAGATCGACTTCAAGCATTTACGAACATTGCGCAGCTACCCTATCCTCTATTTTGTTGACACACATcacgatctatcacgacgaactagaatgtcctGCAAgttgaatatataataaatataacgcTATACACAAGTCGTTTTTCCTCTCAAGTGCAGCGATACAGGGTACCATACAAATCGATATTGAGAGCTCGCCCGACGACACTTCACGTTATATGGAACTTTTTACGTAATAGGAAGAATAAACtccacataaattctttacgttatctggaatttacgatGTAGAAGGTATGCGTTAAGAAGCTTCTACTGTACACTATGATCGTTCAACTGACCCTAGCGATGAATGATTATGGCTATATTAATTACATTGAATAAAACATTCACACTTGAAGCACGTTTTATTAACTAGCACTGGTGATCTTTACCCGTAGCGAATAAATTTCCTTTGTTTTGTGTCTCACGGTCTTATTAGCTCTAAACAGCAACaacactggtgtaaataaagtttacACCTATCTGTATCAAAGTTGTAATGgttaatgttgtatatgtttattaaaaataaatattttgcgcAAGAACGATTTTCAATGTCTGTGCAACGCTGGACATTCATCTAACAGACTACAATATTACTGTAGTCTTCTGACCCAAGCTTGTTTACCCTCCATACAATCATGCTATTATTTCACATGGCTTTATTATAGAACGTAATTGGTTCATTACACGCTGCATGGCAGCAGTGCCAGCAGGTTATCACTGACCACTACAGAGTACAGACTTTCCCTTGCTGATACCAACTCTATGTCCTATAGAGAAGATCCTAATTGCATTAATCAATATATTGCTAGAAGAATCAATTTTAATCATTTACAACCTT
Proteins encoded in this window:
- the LOC137404960 gene encoding uncharacterized protein; the encoded protein is MGELCDLWNIGKTWTTPYHPQGNGDVERNNRSLGDSLKAQLLRHGPTEWDLLLPQIMRTFRGTPHSATGETANYMMMGRELRLPDQLSEPVAVASQAVQPYVLGLTSRLKETYEIPRERQMKVRVEDEEEPPIV